In Pseudoalteromonas sp. '520P1 No. 423', the sequence AGCTTTTAAAACCCTTTTCACCTTTATATTCTTTTAAATGACCTGCTAATTCAATAAGGTAGTTTAGTTAATCAACGGCACTCAAGTGGTACTCAGAATTAAAGCTGGCTAACAACCTTTGGCCATATTCATATGATTGCTTATAGCTTGTTAATATTTTAGCTCTAAAGAGCATAACTTTAAGACCTACATTAGAAGGGTTATGGTATATTGCTTCCTCAAGCATGCTGACTGCGCGACTAAGATCTAAATCAAAATTAAGGCTAATTAAGCCATAAAGGTAATAAATTTTTGCATTAGTTTTATCTAGCTTCCATGCAGTTACAAGCTCTTTCAATGCTTTGTTAGCAAAGTCTATTTGAGTTTTTTTATCTTCAATTTTTTTAGCAAGCGCAAAGTTTAACTGCGCTTTGGTGAAATATAGTTCTGACAAATCGGCATTTGTTTCGTTAACTTGTTGTAGCACATTACTTGCTTCATCATAAGCTTTATCAAGAATCAGTGTTTTTGCTTTACCTATAAAAGCTTTATTTTTTTGAGTTTCAAACGTGGATGCCTTATCAAAGTAAAATAATGACTGTTTTGTTTGTTCTCTAGAATACGCAAACTTTCCAAGCATTAAGTTAGTTTCACCTTGATTGAGCTTTTGCGTTTTTATGTGTACATCTTTTAAAAGTATTGATTTATTTAATGAGAACTTTCTAAATTTCCCTTCTTTCCAATAACTTTTTATTGCTCTATTAACTTTCTCTATTTTTAAATTAAAAGCAGATTCAAAAGCATGAATTTTGTCTTTTCCTTTGAGAAGGGCGCTAACATAATTATTTAATTGTGTTGAGTAGCTTTGTCCTTCTGGTAGTGCTCTGTTATTTAGATAAAAGGTTATCAACCAAGACTGCGCATAAAACATACCTAGGTCAGTGCGTGACCACTCAGACATGTCTCCTGGATTGATAATATCTTTAGCCGGTAACCATTTTTCATACTCTAACCAAGCTAACCTGCCTTTTTGAATAGCTCCTAAAATTAGTTTATCTTTTCCGATCTCGACACCACTTAGGTATTCTGCAGTGCCTTCTTCGAACCAGCGAGGAAAACTCGCTTCTCTTTGAGCATGAACATAATGCACATATTCATGTAAAATTGTGCTGATCATTTCTTGTGTTTTTTTATAATATCTAAGGTATATGACGTTTTTATCTAAATTATTATCGAAATATCCTCCTATATTCTTTGAAATATCAAAAAGGTGAGCTTCATCTTTGTTCATCACATAAATTTCTGTCGGAAAAGTATGTGTAATATTGTCTTTATTAGTTAAATTAATAAGTGTTCTAAATGCTTCTAAATTTTCTAAAATAGACTTATTTTCAGTTTCATTTAATTTACTATATAAAGTAAAGTTATTGGATTTGCTTTTGAGCCAGGGTTCAGATTGTAATTTTTCAATACTCGCACACCCTTGTATTAAATATAAAAGTAACAGAGTGACTAAAAATTTAAACATAATATCCCCAAAGAATTCAAAAATAATTATTACCAATGTAATTTATTTGTGAAAGGTAACATAACACCTAACTTTACTTAACGGAAGTTTTTGAAGGGGAAGTGTCTTTTTATTGTTTTAACTTGTAAGTTGTATTTTAAATCAATGCATTAAAGTCAATAATGAGAATTAATTACATTTAGTTATAAGTTAGACTAATTTACAATTTTTTTAGTGGAACTTAAAAGAATGTAAACATATTACGGACATTCTTCAGTTTGAAAAAATAAACTTACCTTTTTTAGGTACTGATGTTATTGTCTATTTTAAAAGTAATGATGCTTTTTAATGTTTAAACATTTTTATAAATAGATAAATAAGGATTATCATATGAAATTACTTAAAGCTTCTATCATCGCAGCTGCACTTACTATGACAACTGCAGC encodes:
- a CDS encoding DUF1570 domain-containing protein; its protein translation is MFKFLVTLLLLYLIQGCASIEKLQSEPWLKSKSNNFTLYSKLNETENKSILENLEAFRTLINLTNKDNITHTFPTEIYVMNKDEAHLFDISKNIGGYFDNNLDKNVIYLRYYKKTQEMISTILHEYVHYVHAQREASFPRWFEEGTAEYLSGVEIGKDKLILGAIQKGRLAWLEYEKWLPAKDIINPGDMSEWSRTDLGMFYAQSWLITFYLNNRALPEGQSYSTQLNNYVSALLKGKDKIHAFESAFNLKIEKVNRAIKSYWKEGKFRKFSLNKSILLKDVHIKTQKLNQGETNLMLGKFAYSREQTKQSLFYFDKASTFETQKNKAFIGKAKTLILDKAYDEASNVLQQVNETNADLSELYFTKAQLNFALAKKIEDKKTQIDFANKALKELVTAWKLDKTNAKIYYLYGLISLNFDLDLSRAVSMLEEAIYHNPSNVGLKVMLFRAKILTSYKQSYEYGQRLLASFNSEYHLSAVD